The Hemibagrus wyckioides isolate EC202008001 linkage group LG12, SWU_Hwy_1.0, whole genome shotgun sequence genome includes a window with the following:
- the map2k4a gene encoding dual specificity mitogen-activated protein kinase kinase 4a isoform X6, whose product MMATPSANSSSATPPPPSALSSGHLTASSSASSQQHHCQHITTMSSMQVLKLDFANPSIKSSTRFSLNTAVPSFQNPQIERLRTHSIESSGKLKISPEQHCDFTAEDLKDLGEIGRGAYGSVNKMVYKPSGQIMAVKRIRSTVDEKEQKQLLMDLDVVMRSSDCPYIVQFYGALFREGDCWICMELMSTSLDKFYKYVYSTLEDVIPEEILGKITLATVKALNHLKENLKIIHRDIKPSNILLDKNGNIKLCDFGISGQLVDSIAKTRDAGCRPYMAPERIDPSASRQGYDVRSDVWSLGITLYELATGRFPYPKWNSVFDQLTQVVKGDPPQLTNSEERQFSPKFINFVNLCLTKDESKRPKYRELLKHPFIQMYEERSVDVASYVSRILDQMPASPSSPMYVD is encoded by the exons ATGATGGCGACTCCCAGCGCGAACAGCAGCTCCGCGACACCGCCGCCGCCCTCAGCCCTGAGCAGCGGCCACCTCACGGCCTCCTCTTCCGCCTCCTCACAGCAACACCACTGCCAGCACATCACCACCATGAGCAGCATGCAAG TCCTGAAGCTGGATTTCGCCAATCCGTCGATCAAGTCATCCACCAGATTCAGCCTCAACACTGCGGTGCCGTCCTTCCAGAACCCTCAAAT agaacGTTTGCGCACACACAGTATTGAATCATCAGGAAAGTTAAAGATTTCTCCAGAGCAGCACTGTGACTTCACAGCGGAGGATCTGAAGGACCTGGGGGAGATCGGCCGAGGAGCGTACGGCTCTGTCAACAAGATGGTGTACAAACCCAGCGGGCAGATCATGGCTGTAAAG aggatCAGGTCGACTGTGGATGAGAAGGAGCAGAAGCAGTTGCTGATGGATCTGGATGTGGTGATGAGGAGCAGTGACTGTCCTTACATTGTCCAGTTCTATGGAGCGCTTTTCAGAGAG ggggACTGTTGGATATGTATGGAGCTCATGTCTACCTCTCTCGACAAATTCTATAAATACGTATATTCCACGTTGGAGGATGTGATCCCCGAGGAGATCTTGGGCAAAATTACActagct ACTGTGAAAGCACTTAACCACTTAAAAGAAAACTTGAAAATAATTCACAGAG ACATTAAGCCATCGAACATTCTGTTGGACAAGAATGGGAACATTAAGCTGTGTGATTTCGGGATCAGCGGTCAGCTGGTGGACTCCATCGCCAAGACCCGAGACGCAGGCTGCAGGCCGTACATGGCA ccgGAGAGAATAGACCCCAGTGCTTCCAGACAGGGTTATGATGTACGCTCAGACGTCTGGAGTTTGGGAATCACACTG tacgAGTTAGCGACCGGTCGGTTTCCGTACCCGAAGTGGAACAGTGTGTTTGATCAGCTCACGCAGGTGGTGAAAGGAGATCCTCCACAACTCACCAACTCTGAAGAACGACAGTTCTCCCCCAAATTCATCAACTTCGTCAACctgtg CCTTACGAAGGACGAGTCGAAAAGGCCGAAGTACCGAGAGCTTCTG AAACACCCCTTCATCCAGATGTACGAGGAGCGCTCCGTAGACGTGGCCAGTTACGTGAGCAGGATCCTGGACCAGATGCCGGCGTCCCCCAGCTCCCCCATGTACGTGGACTAG